Part of the Pseudarthrobacter sp. L1SW genome, CCGCCGGGCGCCCAGCCGGCGCCGCTGTGGGGGAGCGAGGACCACGTCCGTGAATTGCTGGGAAACAGGGTCACGGACGTGCACACCCGCAAGCAGGCGCTCGTCGTCCGGAGCTTCCACCAGCCGGAAGACTTCGTCCGCTACTTCAAGTCCCACTACGGCCCCACCATCTCGGTCTACAAGTCCATTGCCGAGGACGTGGACAAGGTCAAAGCCCTGGACAAGGCGCTGACAGAGCTGGCGGACTCCTTCGGCGATGCCCACGGCGACACCCCGTTCCAGATGGAATGGGAATACCTGCTGTTCACTGCGAAGAAGGCCAAGGAAAATGGCTGATCATGTGGCCACATCCTCGGTCGCTGTGGATGCCCCTCCGGCGCGCGTATGGGACGTCATCACGGATCCGGCGGCCACGAAGGAGTTCATGTTTGGTGCTGAACTCGCCACGGGCTGGAGCGTGGGCGGACCCATCACGTGGACCGGCACCTGGGAGGGCAAGGATTACCGGGACAAGGGGGTAATCCTCGAGGTCGAGCCGGCCAAGAAGCTGGTCTATACGCATTTCAGCCCCCTCGCCGGCCAGGAAGACAAGCCGGAAAACTACCACACGCTCACCTGGACACTCCAGGACCAGGGCGGCCGGACGCTTTTGACGCTGACCCAGGAGAATAACCCCACCGCCGAGGCGGCCGACCACTCAAAAGGTATGTGGGACAAGCTCGTGGCGGACGTCAAGAGGATTTCCGAGCGCACCTAACCCCTGCGTTCCCCCGCCCAAGTAGGTAGCGCTAAGTGTCGTTTTGGAGGCTCAAAACGACACTTAGCGCTACCTAGTTGGGGAGGGGCGCACTTAACGCGAGCGGCCGCCGTCGGGCGTTTCCCACGGAGGGAAGGCCCGACGGCGGCCGTGCGGCTTTGGTGCCGGACTGCTACTCGGCGTCGTGATCCGTTTCCAGGATCTGGACCAGGTGGTCCAGCGCGGTGTCCGCACCGTCACCTTCTGCGCGGAGGACCACCACGTCGCCGTGCGAGGCGCCCAGGCTCATGAGGGACAGGATGCTCGCAGCGTCCATCGCCTCATCCGCCGGCTC contains:
- a CDS encoding HPr family phosphocarrier protein, whose protein sequence is MPERTATVASRVGLHARPAAIFAEAAGEYDLDITIAREGEPADEAMDAASILSLMSLGASHGDVVVLRAEGDGADTALDHLVQILETDHDAE
- a CDS encoding SRPBCC family protein; this translates as MADHVATSSVAVDAPPARVWDVITDPAATKEFMFGAELATGWSVGGPITWTGTWEGKDYRDKGVILEVEPAKKLVYTHFSPLAGQEDKPENYHTLTWTLQDQGGRTLLTLTQENNPTAEAADHSKGMWDKLVADVKRISERT